The following nucleotide sequence is from Ignavibacteriales bacterium.
TTTTACATCATACATCATACATCATACATCAAGCATTGCGGCTTGCCGGGCTATGTGCTTTCGCAGGAATAATATATTGGATTTTTCAGAAGTTTCATCTTGTCCCTTTTTCACTTTGTCCCTTTGTCACAAAAAAATAGGAGTAAAAATGGAAAAGAAAAACATCAATAATGTAAAACTCGGTAAAGATGTAAAGATTTTTGATTTCGTTAATCTTTATGGCTGCTCAATTGATGATAATACTAAGGTTGGTACATTTGTTTATCCGCATGCCACAAATTTGGATGGAAGCATGCAGACCGAAACCGATTGGAAAGTGGAAGAAACATTTATCAAAAAGGGTGCATCAATTGGTTCATCATCAACAATAATGTGTGGCATTACGATTGGTGAAAATTCAATCATAGGTGCCGGTTCAGTAGTTACCAAAGATGTTCCGGCGAATGCTATTGTAGCAGGTGTGTCGGCAAAAGTTATAAAGAAACTTTAACTATAATTTTATTTAGTAACCCCACCATTCATGGTGGGGATTACACAAGCCCAGATAATTCAGGCTTTAGCCATAGAACAAGCTTATTTTTTCTGTCTGCTGTAAGTAGGACAGGTTTTTAAAAACAATTCTCTTCATCATCTATAACACAAAAGAGAAGTAAAGCTCCCGAGAATCGGGACTAAACACTCAACACTAAAAACTATGTAACTTG
It contains:
- a CDS encoding DapH/DapD/GlmU-related protein → MEKKNINNVKLGKDVKIFDFVNLYGCSIDDNTKVGTFVYPHATNLDGSMQTETDWKVEETFIKKGASIGSSSTIMCGITIGENSIIGAGSVVTKDVPANAIVAGVSAKVIKKL